The proteins below come from a single Onychomys torridus chromosome 18, mOncTor1.1, whole genome shotgun sequence genomic window:
- the Mtch1 gene encoding mitochondrial carrier homolog 1 isoform X1, whose translation MGASDPEVAPWAPGGAAGMAGAGAGAGARGGAPAGVEARARDPPPAHRAHPRHPRPAAQPSARRMDGGAGGPGSGDNAPTTEALFVALGAGVTALSHPLLYVKLLIQVGHEPMPPTLGTNVLGRKVLYLPSFFTYAKYIVQVDGKIGLFRGLSPRLMSNALSTVTRGSMKKVFPPDEMEQVSNKDDMKTSLKKVVKETSYEMMMQCVSRMLAHPLHVISMRCMVQFVGREAKYSGVLSSIGKIFKEEGLLGFFVGLIPHLLGDVVFLWGCNLLAHFINAYLVDDRVSDTPGGLGNDQNPGSQFSQALAIRSYTKFVMGIAVSMLTYPFLLVGDLMAVNNCGLQAGLPPYSPVFKSWIHCWKYLSVQGQLFRGSSLLFRRVSSGSCIAME comes from the exons ATGGGGGCTTCGGACCCGGAAGTGGCGCCTTGGGCTCCCGGCGGCGCCGCGGGGATGGCGGGAGCCGGAGCTGGAGCAGGAGCTCGCGGCGGCGCGCCGGCGGGAGTCGAGGCCCGCGCTCGCGACCCGCCGCCCGCGCACCGCGCGCACCCTCGCCACCCCCGGCCCGCGGCTCAGCCGTCGGCGCGCAGGATGGACGGCGGCGCGGGGGGTCCGGGCTCCGGGGACAACGCCCCGACCACCGAGGCGCTGTTTGTGGCGCTGGGCGCGGGCGTGACGGCCCTCAGCCACCCGCTGCTCTACGTGAAGCTGCTGATCCAG GTGGGTCATGAGCCGATGCCCCCCACCCTCGGGACCAATGTGCTGGGGAGGAAGGTCCTCTACCTGCCAAGCTTCTTCACCTACG CCAAGTACATCGTGCAGGTGGATGGGAAGATAGGGCTGTTCCGGGGCCTGAGCCCCCGCCTGATGTCCAACGCCTTGTCCACTGTGACCCGGGGCAGTATGAAGAAG GTTTTCCCTCCAGACGAGATGGAGCAGGTTTCCAATAAGGATGACATGAAGACGTCACTGAAGAAAGTTGTGAAGGAG ACATCCTATGAAATGATGATGCAGTGTGTGTCGCGCATGCTGGCCCATCCTTTGCATG tCATCTCAATGCGCTGCATGGTACAGTTTGTGGGACGGGAGGCCAAGTACAG TGGCGTTCTGAGCTCCATTGGGAAGATTTTCAAGGAGGAGGGGCTGCTGGGATTCTTCGT CGGCTTAATCCCTCACCTCCTGGGCGATGTGGTTTTCTTATGGGGCTGTAACCTGCTGGCCCACTTCATCAATGCCTACCTGGTGGATGACCGCGTGAGTGACACCCCAGGGGGGCTGGGGAACGACCAGAACCCAGGTTCCCAG TTCAGCCAGGCCCTGGCCATCAGGAGCTATACCAAGTTTGTGATGGGG atTGCAGTAAGCATGCTGACCTACCCCTTCCTGCTTGTTGGAGATCTCATGGCTGTGAACAACTGTGG GCTGCAGGCTGGACTCCCTCCTTATTCCCCTGTGTTCAAGTCCTGGATCCACTGCTGGAAGTACCTGAGTGTGCAG GGCCAGCTCTTCCGTGGCTCCAGCCTGCTTTTCCGCCGGGTGTCATCAGGGTCATGCATTGCCATGGAGTAA
- the Mtch1 gene encoding mitochondrial carrier homolog 1 isoform X2 — MGASDPEVAPWAPGGAAGMAGAGAGAGARGGAPAGVEARARDPPPAHRAHPRHPRPAAQPSARRMDGGAGGPGSGDNAPTTEALFVALGAGVTALSHPLLYVKLLIQVGHEPMPPTLGTNVLGRKVLYLPSFFTYAKYIVQVDGKIGLFRGLSPRLMSNALSTVTRGSMKKVFPPDEMEQVSNKDDMKTSLKKVVKETSYEMMMQCVSRMLAHPLHVISMRCMVQFVGREAKYSGVLSSIGKIFKEEGLLGFFVGLIPHLLGDVVFLWGCNLLAHFINAYLVDDRFSQALAIRSYTKFVMGIAVSMLTYPFLLVGDLMAVNNCGLQAGLPPYSPVFKSWIHCWKYLSVQGQLFRGSSLLFRRVSSGSCIAME, encoded by the exons ATGGGGGCTTCGGACCCGGAAGTGGCGCCTTGGGCTCCCGGCGGCGCCGCGGGGATGGCGGGAGCCGGAGCTGGAGCAGGAGCTCGCGGCGGCGCGCCGGCGGGAGTCGAGGCCCGCGCTCGCGACCCGCCGCCCGCGCACCGCGCGCACCCTCGCCACCCCCGGCCCGCGGCTCAGCCGTCGGCGCGCAGGATGGACGGCGGCGCGGGGGGTCCGGGCTCCGGGGACAACGCCCCGACCACCGAGGCGCTGTTTGTGGCGCTGGGCGCGGGCGTGACGGCCCTCAGCCACCCGCTGCTCTACGTGAAGCTGCTGATCCAG GTGGGTCATGAGCCGATGCCCCCCACCCTCGGGACCAATGTGCTGGGGAGGAAGGTCCTCTACCTGCCAAGCTTCTTCACCTACG CCAAGTACATCGTGCAGGTGGATGGGAAGATAGGGCTGTTCCGGGGCCTGAGCCCCCGCCTGATGTCCAACGCCTTGTCCACTGTGACCCGGGGCAGTATGAAGAAG GTTTTCCCTCCAGACGAGATGGAGCAGGTTTCCAATAAGGATGACATGAAGACGTCACTGAAGAAAGTTGTGAAGGAG ACATCCTATGAAATGATGATGCAGTGTGTGTCGCGCATGCTGGCCCATCCTTTGCATG tCATCTCAATGCGCTGCATGGTACAGTTTGTGGGACGGGAGGCCAAGTACAG TGGCGTTCTGAGCTCCATTGGGAAGATTTTCAAGGAGGAGGGGCTGCTGGGATTCTTCGT CGGCTTAATCCCTCACCTCCTGGGCGATGTGGTTTTCTTATGGGGCTGTAACCTGCTGGCCCACTTCATCAATGCCTACCTGGTGGATGACCGC TTCAGCCAGGCCCTGGCCATCAGGAGCTATACCAAGTTTGTGATGGGG atTGCAGTAAGCATGCTGACCTACCCCTTCCTGCTTGTTGGAGATCTCATGGCTGTGAACAACTGTGG GCTGCAGGCTGGACTCCCTCCTTATTCCCCTGTGTTCAAGTCCTGGATCCACTGCTGGAAGTACCTGAGTGTGCAG GGCCAGCTCTTCCGTGGCTCCAGCCTGCTTTTCCGCCGGGTGTCATCAGGGTCATGCATTGCCATGGAGTAA